In Kordiimonas pumila, a single genomic region encodes these proteins:
- a CDS encoding TonB-dependent receptor, whose amino-acid sequence MRMSIRPSVMVLALLAPATLQAQDTGSKALFSIEEIVVTAEKREANLQNTAVAISAFSGETLERRGIDDVSNLQSYIPNLHVGQEQDGFKIAMRGIGLQGTTSISDSGVAFYNDGFYIPRPAGGSAVFYDISRVEVLKGPQGTLYGRNATGGVVNVISNAPSDEFEGEMGFSYGNRDLVEMRGILNIPLSETVSSRFSLVHTEEDGYVKNNSGAPGTRPFYGTDGDLTMRGQLQYDNKEDLKILLALNYSKLNGTGIAMKYLERNIGGPGPTQALLATVPTDPADPLVNNSEISGYNDTETTYGFLRVEKSFGGVDAFLQAGKFWQDTNILQDFDGSPVEVSLFNKDQENEAESVEFRLASNTDGPLEWMLGAYYFSEDTYIFRRVRLNGLVGGGTVFINLPDFLLDEYGSGSTKAAFSNVKYALSDTFRLSGGIRYTKDKKSGSKITRGNFGAPFPPDLIDVEVDFSQVTWKAGIEWDASEDVFVYASASTGYKAGGFNISSSGAPYDAETVDAYEVGIKSNPFDGRMQINADAFYYSYNDMQLTTLTTVNNAPGQLTTNAAGSTLYGLEIDTQFEITENLLMNAAYSYISAKFDEYYNTDPRDPNPVFNPGDPEGLGRTDLAGNTVPYVANHTISVGLQYGIELGDKGSIVAAINSSWHSELFMREYNDPLIDRQAPNTKTDATITYYAGDSGLSITGYVTNIENDTELNNIFVSPGFVGLSATASYTKPRSFGVRLDYEF is encoded by the coding sequence ATGAGAATGAGCATCCGTCCAAGTGTTATGGTGTTAGCGCTGCTAGCGCCTGCTACTTTACAGGCACAAGACACTGGGTCCAAGGCCCTTTTCAGCATTGAAGAAATTGTTGTGACCGCCGAAAAACGCGAAGCCAACCTGCAAAATACAGCTGTAGCAATTTCAGCCTTCAGTGGCGAAACACTGGAGCGCCGGGGCATCGATGATGTATCAAATCTGCAGTCTTATATTCCAAACCTGCATGTCGGGCAGGAACAGGACGGCTTCAAAATTGCCATGCGCGGTATTGGCCTTCAGGGTACAACATCCATCTCTGATTCAGGCGTTGCCTTCTATAACGATGGCTTCTATATCCCGCGTCCTGCTGGTGGTAGCGCTGTGTTTTATGACATTAGCCGCGTTGAGGTTTTGAAAGGCCCACAAGGCACCCTTTATGGCCGTAACGCAACCGGCGGTGTGGTGAATGTTATTTCCAACGCGCCCAGCGACGAGTTTGAGGGCGAAATGGGCTTTAGTTACGGCAACCGCGATCTTGTTGAAATGCGCGGCATTTTAAACATACCGCTCAGTGAAACTGTATCCAGCCGCTTCTCCCTCGTACATACAGAAGAAGATGGTTACGTTAAAAACAACTCTGGCGCGCCCGGCACAAGGCCTTTTTATGGCACAGACGGCGACCTGACTATGCGCGGGCAGCTACAGTATGATAATAAAGAAGATCTCAAGATACTTTTGGCACTGAACTATAGCAAACTGAACGGCACAGGTATTGCCATGAAGTACCTTGAACGTAACATAGGTGGCCCCGGCCCAACACAGGCCCTACTGGCAACTGTACCAACAGACCCTGCTGATCCACTTGTAAACAACAGCGAAATTTCGGGCTATAATGATACCGAAACCACCTATGGCTTCCTGCGCGTTGAAAAGTCTTTTGGCGGTGTGGATGCCTTCCTGCAGGCCGGTAAATTCTGGCAGGACACAAACATTCTGCAAGACTTTGACGGTTCCCCTGTGGAGGTGAGCCTCTTTAACAAAGATCAGGAAAACGAAGCAGAAAGTGTTGAGTTCCGTTTAGCGTCGAACACAGACGGCCCCCTTGAATGGATGCTGGGTGCTTATTATTTCTCTGAAGACACCTATATTTTCCGCCGTGTGCGCCTAAACGGCCTTGTCGGCGGCGGCACTGTTTTTATCAACCTGCCAGATTTTTTACTCGATGAATACGGTTCAGGCTCAACAAAAGCCGCCTTCAGTAATGTAAAATATGCCCTATCAGACACATTCCGCCTGTCAGGCGGTATTCGCTACACGAAAGATAAAAAAAGCGGCTCTAAAATTACCCGTGGTAACTTTGGGGCGCCGTTCCCACCAGACCTGATCGATGTTGAAGTTGATTTCTCGCAGGTCACATGGAAAGCAGGCATTGAATGGGATGCCAGTGAAGATGTCTTTGTGTATGCCAGTGCTTCAACAGGCTATAAGGCTGGCGGCTTTAATATTTCGTCAAGCGGCGCACCATACGACGCTGAAACGGTCGACGCTTATGAAGTAGGCATTAAATCCAACCCCTTTGACGGACGGATGCAGATCAACGCTGATGCCTTCTATTACAGCTATAACGATATGCAGCTCACCACCCTTACAACGGTGAACAATGCTCCCGGCCAGCTAACAACAAACGCTGCAGGCAGTACCTTATACGGTCTGGAAATTGACACCCAGTTCGAGATTACAGAAAACCTGCTGATGAATGCGGCCTACTCATACATTAGTGCCAAATTCGACGAATATTATAATACTGATCCCCGTGACCCTAACCCGGTTTTCAACCCGGGTGACCCAGAGGGCTTGGGCCGGACAGACCTTGCAGGTAACACAGTTCCATATGTGGCCAATCACACAATCAGTGTTGGCCTACAATACGGTATTGAACTGGGTGATAAAGGCAGCATTGTTGCAGCGATCAATTCATCATGGCACAGTGAGCTCTTTATGCGCGAATATAATGATCCGCTTATTGACCGGCAGGCCCCTAACACCAAAACCGATGCTACAATAACCTATTATGCTGGCGATTCTGGGCTATCCATTACTGGTTATGTCACCAACATTGAAAATGATACCGAACTGAATAACATTTTCGTAAGCCCCGGCTTTGTTGGCCTTAGTGCGACAGCATCTTACACCAAACCAAGAAGCTTTGGCGTGCGGCTGGATTACGAGTTTTAA
- a CDS encoding MBL fold metallo-hydrolase, translating into MRVAFLVIFQVLAFLCCASGLLRVHAGEEEKAGLTLTILGSGTPVPSATQFGTAILVQAGDQALLFDCGRGCTTRLAEVDPALIPKVNHLFVTHLHSDHIVGIDDLWLNGWVQGRTAPLAIWGPEGTTEMMHNMAKTFQYDINKRYEDGVPATRSGLDDAFADITHNGTVYDNGGLRVIAFEVDHSTVKPAWGYRVEYKGKVVMISGDTTLTDSLYTYGKGADVIVQEVMSPALIAYLESHFKPEQVARIVGYHTTAGQAAKLFAQTRPRLAVYYHTRNDGAFAQTLLDETRKGYGGAVEVGYDLMQIIVGDTIIVQHAPDPAP; encoded by the coding sequence ATGCGTGTGGCATTTTTAGTTATTTTTCAGGTTTTGGCTTTTTTGTGTTGTGCGTCTGGCCTTTTAAGGGTGCATGCAGGCGAGGAAGAAAAGGCAGGTCTTACCCTCACAATTTTAGGCTCAGGAACACCGGTTCCCAGCGCTACGCAGTTTGGTACTGCTATTTTGGTGCAGGCTGGGGATCAGGCCTTGTTGTTTGATTGTGGTCGTGGCTGCACCACCCGCCTCGCTGAGGTTGACCCGGCTTTAATTCCAAAAGTTAACCACCTGTTTGTAACGCACCTACATTCAGACCATATTGTGGGCATAGATGACCTGTGGCTCAATGGTTGGGTGCAGGGCAGAACGGCACCTTTGGCCATTTGGGGACCTGAGGGAACCACAGAGATGATGCATAATATGGCGAAGACATTTCAGTATGATATCAACAAGCGTTATGAAGACGGTGTGCCAGCAACCCGTTCTGGCCTTGATGACGCTTTTGCTGATATTACCCATAATGGTACTGTGTATGATAACGGCGGGTTAAGGGTAATAGCTTTTGAGGTAGACCACTCGACTGTTAAGCCTGCATGGGGGTACCGTGTTGAATATAAGGGTAAGGTGGTTATGATTTCAGGCGATACCACGCTTACAGATAGTTTATATACATACGGGAAAGGGGCTGATGTTATTGTGCAGGAGGTGATGTCACCAGCTCTGATAGCGTATCTTGAAAGCCACTTTAAACCGGAACAGGTTGCAAGAATTGTTGGTTACCACACAACAGCAGGGCAAGCGGCAAAGCTATTTGCCCAAACCCGCCCGCGACTTGCTGTATATTATCACACCAGAAATGACGGTGCTTTTGCCCAAACCCTTCTTGATGAAACCCGCAAAGGTTACGGCGGTGCTGTTGAGGTTGGTTATGACCTGATGCAAATTATTGTGGGTGATACTATTATTGTGCAACATGCACCAGATCCAGCCCCTTAA
- a CDS encoding TonB-dependent receptor domain-containing protein, protein MKKLRKFSAVSLAAISIALGAASVQAVQTKQSIPLNMQQQPLMTALQNLSSEYGIQIASFSEDVAGKTVGTLSGNYTLTSALSAVLKDSGLRYIQVDDRTIAVGTLARLTDQYSSSSIQTIAFNTAADYEEGLAVSDDDESMDTVTNSHIQFEEIMVTATRRSTGVQTTALTISAFGGEELEKKGYNSISQFIDTVPGVTATTEGPNRNRVIIRNIATSTQESGSSTIATYFDDFALSAVSGGAAEIRLVDMERVEVLKGPQGTLFGRSAMGGIVRYISNKPDPKEFAAGFDMYLSDVNDGGENYGGHGYVNVPLSDKMALRAVGYYYDNAGFIDNVELGNKDANDEETYGGRLAFHWDITDKFSTDLTYLYQKIDAGASFVTTTRDPGDLSIAGDEGPDIPFDVEARTGIGGIDRRHTDSQEFLNLKLEYDFDAFITTLLATRNTLKTGFAFDQREFVDIRSGCVCDYLDPDSGRVSGDAQTDILELRLVSSNDTKINWILGAYYEDSDTLANQLITYYGPTQYLYGFIPILDGEETIDYTATAHSNEKAVYAEVGMDLTAKTSFKVGYRRSHIKYDTIDLKQEGSFVVLTGADALLGIPFETKENVNTYKFSLEHQINDDIFAYALATSGYRRGGFNKPTIISPFSTYNSDSLWNYELGLKTKWFDGRLVANLSAYLIEYTDIQLVVQDPVTFARSTQNAGKAEIPGIELSLAYQVNNYLDIAFNGSLSDPKLKEDVPGGVTGKKGDRLPGSAKENFSVSLNWESPIFSQHTLFSNLTYKYTGERYNDFNLDLDIALPSYDLVDFQIGLRSDEGYSVSLFAHNLFDEAYIGYIDRQGTSFESASTNTPRTIGLRLKYDF, encoded by the coding sequence ATGAAGAAGCTTAGAAAATTTAGCGCGGTGAGTTTGGCCGCTATATCTATTGCGCTGGGGGCAGCATCTGTACAGGCTGTACAAACAAAACAGTCAATCCCGCTTAACATGCAGCAACAACCCCTCATGACAGCGCTGCAAAACCTATCCAGTGAATATGGCATACAAATCGCTTCATTTTCTGAGGATGTCGCCGGAAAAACCGTTGGCACCCTGTCTGGTAACTACACGCTGACCAGCGCCCTTTCAGCTGTTCTTAAAGACAGCGGCCTACGGTATATTCAGGTTGATGACCGCACCATTGCTGTTGGTACACTAGCGCGCCTCACTGACCAATATTCAAGTTCCTCTATCCAGACAATCGCCTTTAACACTGCTGCTGATTATGAAGAAGGCCTTGCCGTTTCTGATGATGATGAGAGTATGGACACGGTTACCAATAGCCATATCCAGTTTGAAGAAATTATGGTTACAGCCACACGGCGGTCCACGGGTGTTCAAACAACAGCCTTAACCATCAGCGCCTTTGGCGGTGAGGAACTTGAAAAAAAAGGGTATAATAGTATCAGCCAGTTTATTGATACTGTACCGGGTGTAACAGCTACAACTGAAGGCCCCAATAGAAACCGGGTCATTATCCGCAACATTGCAACATCCACACAGGAAAGTGGTAGTTCAACCATTGCGACCTATTTTGACGACTTTGCACTTAGTGCCGTATCCGGTGGTGCCGCGGAAATACGCCTTGTTGATATGGAGCGCGTAGAAGTACTGAAAGGCCCACAAGGCACCCTTTTTGGCAGAAGTGCCATGGGCGGTATTGTTCGCTATATTTCTAACAAGCCCGACCCAAAGGAGTTTGCGGCCGGATTTGATATGTATCTCTCTGATGTAAATGACGGCGGCGAAAACTACGGTGGCCATGGTTATGTTAACGTGCCTTTGTCTGACAAAATGGCACTTCGCGCGGTTGGTTACTATTACGACAATGCCGGTTTCATTGATAATGTGGAATTAGGGAATAAGGATGCCAACGATGAGGAAACATACGGTGGTCGCCTTGCGTTCCACTGGGACATTACAGACAAGTTTTCCACAGATCTAACATATCTTTATCAAAAAATTGATGCCGGCGCGAGTTTTGTAACCACAACACGAGACCCCGGTGACCTGAGCATAGCAGGTGATGAAGGGCCTGATATTCCCTTTGATGTAGAAGCCCGCACAGGTATTGGCGGTATTGACCGCAGACACACTGACTCTCAGGAATTTTTAAATCTGAAGCTGGAATATGATTTTGATGCCTTTATCACAACATTACTCGCAACCAGAAATACCCTAAAAACAGGCTTCGCCTTTGACCAAAGAGAATTTGTTGATATTCGGTCTGGGTGCGTATGTGATTATCTTGACCCAGATTCCGGCAGAGTATCTGGTGACGCACAAACAGACATTCTGGAACTGCGCCTAGTTTCGTCAAATGACACAAAAATAAACTGGATTTTAGGTGCTTACTATGAAGACAGTGACACCTTGGCAAACCAGCTCATAACCTATTATGGCCCGACCCAGTATCTATATGGTTTTATTCCTATTCTGGACGGCGAAGAAACAATTGACTATACAGCCACCGCCCACAGCAATGAAAAAGCTGTGTATGCCGAAGTAGGCATGGACCTAACAGCCAAAACCAGTTTCAAGGTTGGCTATCGTCGGTCCCACATTAAATATGACACCATTGATCTCAAGCAAGAAGGCAGCTTTGTTGTTCTTACGGGCGCAGATGCGCTTCTGGGCATTCCCTTTGAAACAAAAGAAAATGTAAACACTTATAAGTTCAGCCTTGAGCACCAAATAAACGACGATATTTTTGCCTATGCACTGGCTACATCGGGGTACCGTCGTGGTGGCTTTAACAAACCTACAATTATTAGCCCTTTTTCAACCTATAACTCAGATAGCCTGTGGAATTATGAATTGGGCCTGAAAACCAAATGGTTTGATGGACGGCTGGTTGCAAACCTGTCTGCTTACTTGATTGAATATACCGATATCCAGCTTGTAGTTCAGGACCCGGTAACATTTGCACGGTCCACCCAAAATGCCGGAAAAGCTGAAATTCCGGGTATTGAACTGAGCCTCGCATATCAAGTAAATAACTATCTGGATATTGCCTTTAATGGTTCCCTAAGCGACCCGAAATTGAAAGAAGATGTGCCCGGCGGGGTCACAGGTAAAAAAGGCGACCGGCTACCCGGTTCCGCAAAAGAGAACTTCTCAGTGTCTTTAAACTGGGAAAGCCCCATCTTCAGCCAGCATACTCTCTTTAGTAACCTTACCTACAAATATACTGGCGAGCGTTATAACGACTTTAACCTCGACCTTGACATAGCACTGCCTTCTTATGATCTGGTTGATTTCCAGATAGGCCTGCGCAGTGATGAGGGGTACAGTGTATCTCTGTTTGCTCACAATCTGTTTGATGAGGCCTATATTGGTTATATTGACCGTCAGGGTACAAGCTTTGAATCTGCCTCAACAAACACACCAAGAACTATTGGCCTGCGGTTGAAATACGACTTCTAA
- a CDS encoding RNA polymerase sigma factor, whose product MSKTRNISQKMHPHWPVWKAYAPRLHRFLMSKLSSHDEAQDLMQEAYLRLIRIEKPELVRHPEAYLFRIASNLVGEMFLKKAQAPKEVAIEDIAETNEEGDKGAFAHTVYIKQELKNLEDIFAELPPLYREVVMLRKRDGLSHAEIAERLEISPHTVHKYLTRALTECRIRWVEKNQ is encoded by the coding sequence GTGTCAAAAACGCGGAACATAAGCCAGAAAATGCACCCACACTGGCCGGTATGGAAAGCCTATGCACCGCGGCTTCACCGGTTTCTCATGTCTAAACTATCCAGCCATGATGAAGCGCAGGACTTGATGCAAGAGGCTTATTTGCGCCTTATTCGTATTGAAAAGCCTGAACTGGTGCGGCACCCTGAAGCGTATCTGTTTCGCATAGCGTCTAATCTGGTTGGTGAAATGTTCCTTAAAAAGGCTCAGGCGCCAAAAGAAGTGGCGATTGAGGATATCGCTGAGACCAATGAAGAAGGTGACAAGGGTGCATTTGCGCATACTGTTTACATAAAGCAGGAACTCAAAAACCTAGAAGATATATTTGCCGAACTCCCCCCGCTATATAGAGAAGTAGTAATGCTCCGTAAACGAGATGGCCTTAGTCATGCTGAAATTGCCGAACGGCTTGAGATTTCACCCCATACCGTCCATAAATATCTGACACGCGCGTTAACCGAATGCCGAATTCGCTGGGTGGAGAAAAACCAATGA
- a CDS encoding FecR family protein has translation MSKISTKQRAIIEEASDWVVRLDGAPLGVPEQKELADWLQASPENVREFLFAATTFHALADIETSERLPIDLLLAEKAPSVVPLFRKSAEEQIFDHKDAVPVRSFSKVWKPLALIAATLLFVAVSATTFWQTAPDIAEQEVAYSTVVGEQRSVSLIDGSVIYLNTNSKVAVLYKDNERAIQLIEGEALFKVTHDPTRPFRVYAGGAIAEAVGTTFNVYRRHDQTDVAVVEGRVAVSPIGETASAQTIDSESMQDFDKIGSAKKHQAKLYLTKGQEAAVGLSGTIAPVRMRATDDIMSWRNRRLVFEAAPLEAIAREFNRYNKVKIVIADPLISKVEFDGVFDADDPEAFIRFLKLTGSIEAVRTSEHEIQLRKMLKPKVAEQKV, from the coding sequence ATGAGCAAAATATCCACAAAACAGCGAGCTATAATTGAAGAAGCAAGCGACTGGGTTGTGCGGCTTGATGGCGCACCGCTTGGTGTGCCGGAGCAAAAAGAACTGGCTGATTGGCTTCAGGCTTCCCCTGAAAATGTGCGCGAGTTCCTATTTGCGGCAACCACTTTTCACGCGCTTGCAGATATTGAAACATCAGAGCGATTACCTATTGATCTGCTTCTTGCCGAGAAAGCACCCAGTGTCGTACCGCTGTTCCGTAAAAGCGCAGAGGAACAGATTTTTGATCATAAGGATGCAGTGCCGGTGCGTTCTTTTAGCAAGGTATGGAAACCCTTGGCGCTTATTGCAGCAACTTTGTTATTTGTTGCTGTGTCGGCCACCACGTTTTGGCAAACAGCACCGGATATAGCAGAGCAGGAAGTTGCCTATAGCACGGTGGTAGGTGAGCAGCGCAGTGTCTCTCTCATCGATGGTTCGGTAATCTATCTGAATACAAACTCAAAAGTTGCTGTTCTTTATAAGGATAATGAACGTGCTATACAGCTGATTGAAGGCGAGGCTCTGTTCAAGGTTACACATGACCCAACTAGGCCTTTCAGGGTTTATGCGGGTGGTGCGATCGCAGAAGCAGTTGGCACTACTTTTAATGTATACAGGCGGCACGACCAAACAGATGTTGCGGTTGTGGAAGGCAGGGTTGCAGTTTCGCCTATTGGTGAAACCGCATCAGCGCAGACTATAGATTCTGAAAGTATGCAGGATTTTGATAAAATCGGGTCTGCAAAAAAACATCAGGCAAAGCTGTATCTTACAAAGGGCCAAGAAGCCGCCGTTGGTTTAAGCGGCACAATTGCGCCAGTTCGAATGCGAGCAACAGATGATATTATGTCGTGGCGCAACAGGCGATTGGTGTTTGAAGCGGCTCCGCTTGAAGCAATCGCGCGGGAATTCAACCGGTATAACAAAGTGAAAATTGTTATTGCTGATCCGCTTATCTCGAAGGTTGAATTTGATGGTGTTTTTGACGCCGATGACCCGGAAGCGTTTATCCGCTTTTTGAAGTTAACAGGTAGTATTGAAGCCGTGCGCACCTCTGAACATGAGATACAGCTTCGAAAAATGCTAAAACCTAAGGTGGCCGAGCAAAAGGTTTAG